Sequence from the Miscanthus floridulus cultivar M001 chromosome 16, ASM1932011v1, whole genome shotgun sequence genome:
TTTTAGTTGTTGTTCTtttgttgttgcaataatatgtttctTGGTGTTTCAACTTCTTCATCCCAATGTTGCAGTAGTACTGCTTTTGAGATGTTGCAGTATGTTTTAGTTGCTTCAATCTCATGTTGCAATAGTTGTTCCATTGTTGTTGCAGCAGTTTGTTCGGTGTTGTTGCAACAATATGTTTCTTGGTGTTCAGTAACTATCTCTTCGATGTTGCAATTTCATCGATCCACATGTTTCAATGGACAATCTCTTATGTTTCAGCTGTTGTTCCATGTTGTTGCAGCAGTTTGTTCGGTGTTGTTGCAAcaatatgttcatggtgtttcagctGCTTCAGCCTAATGTTTCAGATGTTGTTCTtttgttgttgcaataatatgtttctTGGTGTTTCAGTAACAATCTCTTCGATGTTGTAATTTCATTGATCCCCATGTTTCAATGGACAATCTCTTATGTTTCATCAACAGAATCGAGATGTTTCACAACATGAACTTGAAGTTGCAGCAATAACTAGCTCCGGATGTTGCAAATCATATTTTTGCTTTGTTGCGAGAAGGACGGCAAGGTGGGGGACCAAATTGAGGTGGAGGCGGGGACGGGTGCGACGGCGGAGTGGCGTGCTGTGCTtcagcgggggcgggggcggaggCGTGTCGGGGGCGTCCGGGTGGGCCAGGTGCGGGGTGGTGGAGGGGCGCGCGCATGCTTCGTGTTGGGGCGGCGGCGTCGGGGGCATCAAGGCAGAGGAGTTGCGGCAGCGGAGCAGCGCGCGTGGGCAATTGCGCGTGCGGGCGTCCGATGGAAACGTCTCCCATcgaacgtccgggcgctagtGTAAGACAGAAGCTCACGGTCACGTAGCAGCCTACCGTGAGTTAAGCAACAAAAGAAATATAAGAGTATAAGAAAAAAAGGGGGGGGGAAGAGGCACTAATATGGGCGTTGCTGCGCTGTGTGGGCCGTCGCTGGGCCGTTCCTGCGTTTGATCACCAGTGCACAACAGCCGCTGCAGGAATCACCGGCACGTTCCTCCGGTCCGGGTGATCGGACTGAAAGATTCTCGTCCTTTGATTGGTGCTCAAGAGTATGAGTTTGTTTCGGGCAAATCGATGAATATTGCTTTTAGAGAAACCTAATGCTAAATTCTGTAATGTCTACTCTATCTTCTTCAGATTTGAAGATGAACTTCAAACAACACATTTACCTGAGATGGTTTTTGGAGAGAGTTTCTTGTCCCTTCAACATACTCAAACTGGCATCAAATTGCATTTTAATGCGCTTGATGCACTAAAGGCATGGAAGAAAGAGGCACTGCCACCTGTTGAGGTTCCTGCTGCAGCAAAATGGAAGTTCAGAAGGTCATCTGTAACTGTGCTTCCTTTTTTTACTCAATTCATACTACTGAGCATTTGTAGTGAAAGATGTTGGTTGCTCTTGGCATCACCTACCATTTTTCAAAGCAGTCCACTTTGTCTTAAAATTTTCGAAGCTTTGATCAGAAATACAGATTTTTGGATGGATATAATTAAATTGATTTTATTTTCTTCGTATCATGCATTGTTTCGAGAGAAGTACAATAGTACACACTTTGATGTGTTTATATTGGTCATAGCTGGAAAAAATTTCAGATAATGGAAATATCATGTGTTACCTTGTGAGTTTGTTAAAAAAAAGCCTAATCACAGGTTTCTTTTTTAACTTGTTTTCTTGCAGTAAGCCTTCTGACCAGGTTATGCTTGATTACGACTATACATTTACGACACCATACTGTGGGAGTGATGCTGTGGTTGTGGACTCAGGCACTGTATGGACCTGATCTCAGCTGAATTAATTTAATCTGATTTCAAAGTTTTATATTTGTTCCCCTGCCCTTTCACTTTTTTACTGGTGTAGTCCACTGACAAATAGTTCCTGTTCATACAATTTTCTTTCAAGACACAAACAAGTTTAGATGGATGCAGCACTTTGTGTTGGGAGGATACTAATGATCGGATTGACCTTGTTGCCCTTTCAGAAAAAGAGCCAATTCTTTTCTACGAGGAGGTATGGAAATGGAACAAATGGTTCATAATTTATCTGGATAATACTGGCCTGCCCCTAACAGGATGTATGTAGGTTATCTTGTATGAAGATGGGTTAGCTGACAATGGTATCTCATTTCTTACAGTGCGAGTGGTATGTGATGCCCAATGATGCTTATCTGTTCCTTTTTCCTCAACTGTAATATCTGTGACAACATTGTCTTTTGGTTCAACTCATTAATAGGATTCTGTTGGTTTGTGCAGAGGGTAATGACAACTGGTTGGTTTCTGCTTTTTGCGTTTCTGGGTATGTTCTACTACCTTGCATTTTAAATTTTTGTATTTGATGCCCCATTAGTATGAAGGCAATTTCTGAGGGTGATGTATTGTCGCATATAGGATGGAACCTGTTACAATTATAGTGATAATACTGATTCAGATTGTTTCCTTCAGTGTTCCCATCAATCCAAGATTTTTCAGGAAAACTTGCGAAGAGCTGatcaataaataaataattaactTCGCTCCTCATCATGTAATTGACTTTATGCTTGTTCCTttgaaatataacaacaaagcctttttaagtcccaagcaagttggggtaggctaaacTGATCCTATGTAACAAGAAAAGATAAACCTTTTGAAAGGGGTGTATATTAATTATTGAGGCCTAAGCTTGAACTGAACATCCTCCAAACATAGTCATATGTTTGAGTAGTAATAAGCGTGTAACATTTTCCCCCCACATTTAAG
This genomic interval carries:
- the LOC136514145 gene encoding TIP41-like protein, which codes for MCYLVSLLKKSLITGFFFNLFSCSKPSDQVMLDYDYTFTTPYCGSDAVVVDSGTTQTSLDGCSTLCWEDTNDRIDLVALSEKEPILFYEEVILYEDGLADNGISFLTVRVRVMTTAMEPNQWYSVNVAGGKQHLLVCLRVVPPAVSTKSASIAQKLPPRRFRHFRVPVACSTLTGCLRFTS